The window ATTCTTTTCAAATTGactttacaatgtacatgtacgtccgaATTAATTTTCTATAAGTTTGGGTTGATAGGAGGCCCGTATTCGAGAGGGTTGAGAAGCTATTatactgacccccccccctcgaccGAGGGTCTCCCTCCACGACCAAAATTGAACACTGCCCTACGAAGTAGCTGAATGGAGAGATGAGGAATACCGGCCAAAGGCCACCTGACTCTGACCACAGCCTTCTGCTTTCGAGCCCAAGTGTTCGAATTTGCGTGCGTTAATCCCAAGTACAATGTATCCATTTCCTATAGGATGAAGTTATCAACAATCTTGACGAGGACGAGGCAAACGAGAACACCCCTCTGCAGCCTGTAGCGGGGCATGGGACACGATGTGGTCTCCTGgctgtcatggtcatggagATCCTGACCACGTTTTCCATCTATTTACTGCTGCAAGACCTTTCGGCATTTTGCCACGAGGAGCTGAAGATGGGACTGAACATGGCGGCAGCGGTAGTACTCATATTTAATAGTAAGAGAATCTCTCGAAGTCATAAAGAAACTGGGGCGACGGAAAGGACTGGTATCGTCATCAACGTTTTGTCGGTGTCAGTATAGGAATGCTTTGGAATTTAGGCTGGTTGCTCTACTAAGTTTGGAGCGTAGGTCTTTAATAAACTTCGAATGTGGGTGGGCGTGTTGCACATTTGGACACCTGGGTTTCTTCGTGGAAAGGTATTTTGGCTCTATCTATACCGCCATTTTGCTATTTTGCAAAAACAAAGACTGAGGTCTCTGCAAAGTAACTTGAATTGTTGCGTTTCGAACGAGTTATGTAGACCCCAAAATCCCGGCGAAAAATGTGGAGACGGGACATTGTTTAAGAAAACGCACCCGCGTGTTACCCTGAGATGCATCTGgtattttttctctcaatttgATAGGTGTCCTCTATTTGATGCCTGCTGTCGCCGGCGGACTTGCCGATGCAGTTTTTGGAAAGTACCCCAGTCTGGTTGGTATGACCACAGTATGGTTTATTGGTAGGTTTATTTTCTCTCAACAATATATTTACTAAGGTGTCTACTACACTTACATATATTGCAGCTTGTCTCAAAGAACGCTCTTTCGGGTTTCACACCACAACTAAAacgaaactacatgtacgtctAAGAGATAGGCCTATAAACGAACGTACGTATTGTCAACACAGTAATGACATTACAATTTGACCTCGTGGACTTTTTTCAACAAAAGTCGATTGTATATGCAGTATCTTGATAATTGAAACACGAGGCAAAGTGCATTTTAGTGAGGTCGAGCGGATATTGTTGTCAATATTATACAGCCGCGAATCGAAGTTGGCTGGAATAAGGCTGagttgtattttcaaattccttTGCAATAATGGCGTCAGCAATACCCTGTATATCTAACGAGCAAAAAAACGTACTTTAAACATAAATTGTAAGGGACTGTGTGTTTCTCCCCCATTGATATTAACATTTGCCTTATTGGCTACAAACCTGGACCACATTCAATATCAAATATTAGGTAGCCGTTCGTCtctcttgaaatgaaatgtgcCGTCTTGCACCTTCAAACACACCCGTGATGCTGTTTTACTCCTCATATTCTAGGTGAAGTGATCCTCCTTATATTGACGGCCATCCCCAAGGAGAAACTAGCTGAACAAGTAGGCAAACTAATCCTCAATTAATTGACACGACACCGCCATTTGGCACGAGGTTGGAGAGAACTAGCTATCAAGTAGCTGTGAGACTTGGACTTGCATATTGAAAAACGTTCCTTTGGGTATATTCTGAGATCTGAATAATTTAATGATTTTTTCATTAATTCATTTTTACGCTTCCATAGGTTGCATCCAGTTGGCGCGTTTTGCACTGAAACTAGCAGAAATTTTCGAAAATCTTCAGTGGATTTTCACATTGGGTTCATTTTACTCGAAAACTTATTTTACTTTCTGTTTCTGAAGACATGAACCTCAGACCAAGCAGAAAAACAGAGCAAACACTCAAATTTACAAAGCGCACGAAATGCGCGTCTTATGGTGGTGTCGCCCAATAAATGCTATCATAAATTGTATCCTATATGATCGAAAATCCTGTTCTTCTTCTCTTTAATCCAGTCGTTACGTTTTTCGCCACAATAACAGTACTCAAAGTCGTGCATGTACAAGAACACTATGACATGTATGTGGTGATACTTGGAATAGTGTAGAGATCTTTGACCTTAGAATAACGCCTAAAAAATTATAATGTTTTAAAGATCTTTGCAATTTTCTGATGTGCTTATTTCCTTGAGAGCGAGCATATCAGAATATTATCACAAATATGATCATGTTAGAGCAATATATTTAGCCTAAAATTCATTTTGCCACTTCTTTCAGCGTGGTTTTGTGAATGTCGTTCACACGATAGGGCTGATTTTGGTGGCCGTGGGCTTCGGGTGCAACCTCGGGGTGGCATATTCCTTCGGTGCGGAACAACTACCAACGGTCAACCGATTGAACACGTGGTCTTTCTTTTTGTGGTAAGCTCAGTACTAAAATAgattatgatattttgatatgaatTGGCTTGTATATGACGTGGCCCCTGCCAAATGAAAAAAAGGGAAACACTGTTCCATGAGGTCAAAAGCGACAGGGCAGCCTGGCGGGCACTAAGGTTAACTACGTTCCGTGTTTGCCTATTTCTCAAATGGTTTTCGCAATGAGacttctttttcactgtaacgTTCTCTAAAACGCGGATCTTGGTATGATATTTGTACTTTGAGAATGGCCATGATCTGACGGCCAAAGTTATCAAATCTAAAAGTTGTTCACCAGTAGGCAGGATGTAGCGAACCGTGGCCTGGACTAGGTGACAAATTTAGCTATCCGCCAATTGTTACTTTCGGGACTGGTTTGATTGAAGTGGTCTTTATTGTAATACCGCCACCATCTTTGTTCTCGTGCAACGTTGGCCAATGCTAATAACCTCCATGTTACTTTCTCATATCAAATCAATGATTCTCACACAAAACATCTGGTAGTGCAAATATCAGAATGAGCAAACAATATCATTTTTAACTGCTGCTCAACTTCAACATTAAACTTTTTGTCTCGTTCCAGGAAACTATTTTGTACAGATCTGGGGAAAACAATATGTTTTCTACTCACGCCGATATTGGACTTGCATTTGAAAGACAACGCAAGATTATTGAAAGTTATACTTCGAACTAGCTCCGTTGGAATGGTTTTGCTCATTTTACTTTTCACGAAGAAGAAATTCAACAAGGCGAAACCTGAAGGTTTGTTCGTCATTCCAGTCTTTTTAAAACTCAGTTGGACCAACCACTCATGGATACCTTTGTAACAAGAAGCGCCGTCTGACCTAATATATATGTAACCAACAAAGAGTCCAGGTTTTCGGAGTGACAAACAGCGCCGCTTGACCTAATAACAAACAATGACTCCAGGTTTTCGGAGTAACAAAGGGCGCCGTTTGACCTAATAGCAAACAATGACTCCAGTACAGGTTTTCGGAGTGACAAAGGGCGCCGTCTGACCTAATAGCAAACAATGACTCCAGGTTTTCGGAGTAACAAAGGGCGCCGTCTGACCTAATAACAAACAATGACTCCAGGTTTTCGGAGTGACAAAGAGCGCTGTCTGACCTAATAGCAAACAATGACTCCAGGTTTTCGGAGTAACATAGGGCGCCGTCTGACCTAATAGCAAACAATGACTCCAGGTTTTCGGAGTGACAAAGGGCGCCGTCTGATCTAATAGCAAACAATGACTCCAGGTTTTCGGAGTAACAAAGGGCGCCGTCTGACCTAATAGCAAACAATGACTCCAGGTTTTCGGAGTAACAAAGGGCGCCGTCTGACCTAATAGCAAACAATGACTCCAGGTGTTCGTAGTAACAAAGGGCGCTGTTTTAACTAGTAACAAACAATGACTCCAGGTTTTCGGAGTAACATAGGGCGCCGTCTGACCTAATAGCAAACAATGACTCCAGGTTTTAAGAGTTACAAAAAGTGCCGTCTGACCTGTATATAGTGACAAACAACGAGCTAGGCCAAATTATTGGGGAAAACGGTTTTAAAAGAAGTTTGGGGGAAACGAAAGGTTTAACGACTAACGTTATAGGCCAGCAGTACAAGGGACAGATGGAAGTTCCATTACTAAGTATATGAGATCGTAAAGAAGTCGATTTGATGATAACTAATATTGAAATTCCCGTTGGTATTACCATCTTCATCTGTTCATTCTGTTCATCAAGGTGGTGCTGTATTCCGTCGTCTAAAAGAGACATTCAAGGAGAAGGTGTGGCAATGTCTCAGAAACACAACTCCGCGTCCCATGATGACTGAGCCTGAGAGACAAGAGGACCAAGAGAGGACCCACGAATTGAGGAAGGTGGTATTACTTGGTGGTCTGAGTGCAACTGCTGGTTTATACATGGTAATTCATAATGAGGTAAGCAACCCCTTTACTGTAAACTTTCGTCGATTTTCTAGTTTTGCGCACGAAGTTATATGTAAGAGCCTTAAGTCCGGAGTGTTTCCTGTTGCAGATCTATCACGGCGAGAAAACTACGGCGCTCCCCAGCGGGTTTTTATATTTTAAATTGCCCGCTAGCGGGGTTTGTGGGAAAACGAAAGAAACATCAAAACTTACCATCCGCACCACCCATTGAGGAAAAAACTGCTTCGGCCGAATTTATAGTCTTCCCGCAACGGCCGACCGAAGCAGGGAGTCGTCCTCGTGGAATCAGAGTCTTGACACGATGGCTCTGATTGCACTTTCAGTGTTCATGCCTTCACATGGCTAATATCTGTTTCGTATGCCGGAGCAATTAGATCGCCTCGAGCAAAGGAACAATTGATATATCAAGCAGGCAGTTCCTATTTCAGGGGTCAGCAACCTACCCGGAACAAGGAAAACATCTATCTGATGGCAGCTACCGCGGTGTTGATGCTCATATCTTCAATGCGTTTACGTCCATTGTTCCACTTCTAGTCATTCCGCTTTTTGAGATCTACAATCGGTGCAAAGGACACTGGAGTACCATACATATCTTGGTAATCGCAGGTAATCAATCAatccataaatcaaccaatcaaccCGTCAACCATAAGTCAAAAATAGCAAGGCGGTTTGCAATACAGCGAATCGCAACGTTTTTGCGATCAACTTGAGTTTGCAAATATAATCTTGGTTTGCGAAAATACCTTTGGCGAAGAGCTACTCTCCATTATCTTGATGTGGAAGAGTAGTTTTCCTGCATTGTTTTCGTTCCAGGGTTCGGTTACCTGTTCATGTCTTTGTCGCCCCTCTGTGCCGGTGTGGTAGAGACGTTCAGCCGGAAGAATTGGTACAGCGGCCAGAAAAGCAATGTCTCATCCTCTGCACAAATTCCACAGTATTTCTTCATCGGGCTTGCAGATTGTTTCGCCTTATTACCTGGTTAGTGTTTTCATACTGTACTTTTAATCGATTATTCGTCCCGAAGATCTGTCTTTCTCTTGCCGGACGACACATGCATTTTCACACGATTAACCTTGGGACGCCATTCGGTCCAGCGTCCATTACGCCTATTGAGGAGAGTAAAGGAAAGCTATAAGACATTGAAGATAATGTTTCTTGCTATTGAAATCATCTCAAGTAAAACTCCGAGTCCAATTAATGAAGAACCCGCAGACGGAGATGTACTAGCGTCTGTTTATATGCCGTGTTTAAGCATGAATTgaacataaaaatgttttgactATGAATAAGAGAGTAAATGGTAAAGAAAGGACAGTGTTTTGTTACTTCTTCGTTTATATTGATTTTTCAGTCCACGAATTCGCTTATTACGAGAGTCCAAAGCACATCGTCAGCTTCACCATTGGACTGCTTTACACCGTTGGGACTTGTGTTGGCATGATTCTCTTCATAATACAAGCAGCGGAAGTCGAGTTGCCCGGTGAGTTGTATTTTTATGCCGGGTAGACTGCGACTTAAAACT is drawn from Lineus longissimus chromosome 1, tnLinLong1.2, whole genome shotgun sequence and contains these coding sequences:
- the LOC135485806 gene encoding solute carrier family 15 member 3-like; this translates as MNVEVDEVINNLDEDEANENTPLQPVAGHGTRCGLLAVMVMEILTTFSIYLLLQDLSAFCHEELKMGLNMAAAVVLIFNSVLYLMPAVAGGLADAVFGKYPSLVGMTTVWFIGEVILLILTAIPKEKLAEQRGFVNVVHTIGLILVAVGFGCNLGVAYSFGAEQLPTVNRLNTWSFFLWKLFCTDLGKTICFLLTPILDLHLKDNARLLKVILRTSSVGMVLLILLFTKKKFNKAKPEGGAVFRRLKETFKEKVWQCLRNTTPRPMMTEPERQEDQERTHELRKVVLLGGLSATAGLYMVIHNEGSATYPEQGKHLSDGSYRGVDAHIFNAFTSIVPLLVIPLFEIYNRCKGHWSTIHILVIAGFGYLFMSLSPLCAGVVETFSRKNWYSGQKSNVSSSAQIPQYFFIGLADCFALLPVHEFAYYESPKHIVSFTIGLLYTVGTCVGMILFIIQAAEVELPGQPDPKRHMDSYESLFYGLTIASILNILILYIPISILYRKRMNARLEETNQSESESN